TCACCCAGGTTTCCAGCGTGCCGCCGGGGGTGTTTTGCGCCGCCTCGATGCCCGCGTCCATTGCCTGCTTCACTTCCGACACGTCGCCGCGAATCATGATCGTAAAGCGGGCGCTTCCGGCGCGAATGTAGCCCACCAGGGTTACGCGACCCGCTTTCACCATCGCATCTGCTGCTGCCAACACGGCAGGAAAACCTTTCGTTTCTAGTGCGCCAACTGCAACCGGCATGATTCTCTCCAGAGGCGATCGCTCGCCCGATACTCAACTCGCGGGTAAAAATCGAACCCAATCCAACCCACATTGTACGGTCAAGTGATGCCCCATCGAAAAAAATCGATGGCTTTCCCTACGCTTCGAGTCAT
The Thermoleptolyngbya sichuanensis A183 DNA segment above includes these coding regions:
- a CDS encoding carbon dioxide-concentrating mechanism protein CcmK, with translation MPVAVGALETKGFPAVLAAADAMVKAGRVTLVGYIRAGSARFTIMIRGDVSEVKQAMDAGIEAAQNTPGGTLETWVIIPRPHENVEVVLPIAFTPEVEQFQDAIGVPRLPGRGNGAGQ